The Acetomicrobium sp. S15 = DSM 107314 DNA segment GGGCATATCCTTAGGGGTCAGCCGTATGGCTCGCAGCACCTCTTCCGAATCCTCGATGTTTATGAAGTTCCTGGCGAACATGCCCAGAAAGCCGACGCTTTCCTGTCTGTGGATCAAAGTGATTACACGGCTCCAACCCGAGCCGCGTTTTGACCCTTTCCGGGCGGAATTCGGCCTCGTTCTTTTC contains these protein-coding regions:
- a CDS encoding SDH family Clp fold serine proteinase, whose protein sequence is MRRKKRTRPNSARKGSKRGSGWSRVITLIHRQESVGFLGMFARNFINIEDSEEVLRAIRLTPKDMP